The Henckelia pumila isolate YLH828 chromosome 2, ASM3356847v2, whole genome shotgun sequence genome includes a window with the following:
- the LOC140880855 gene encoding protein LITTLE ZIPPER 3 — protein MEKVNSKLYLENCYIMKENDRLRKKAAILNQENQALLGQLRQKLAVAAAATTAPIPDLNMSSAATPSSKSNK, from the coding sequence ATGGAAAAGGTGAACTCGAAGCTGTACTTGGAGAACTGCTACATCATGAAGGAGAACGACAGGCTGAGGAAGAAGGCGGCCATTCTCAACCAAGAAAACCAGGCTTTGCTCGGCCAGCTCCGACAGAAACTGGCCGTCGCCGCCGCCGCCACCACCGCTCCAATCCCAGATCTCAATATGTCCTCCGCCGCCACACCCTCCTCCAAATCCAACAAATGA
- the LOC140878124 gene encoding cell division protein FtsZ homolog 2-2, chloroplastic-like has protein sequence MVTTDTETKSPGEVESSSQFSKQQHSKNQPPQSLGRQASVYSLTLDEFQNTMCEGGKNFGSMNMDEFLNSIWTAEENQAQSQTQMTMNVAANAAQFPQCETNLSVYKGMAKQSSLARQGSLNIPEPLSRKTVDEVWSEIHGSHGDDQGHAQNPNPAQRQHTFGEMTLEDFLVRAGIVQEQDHHSAPCQQPPSYGMYRNSNHPEIGPNYVARPVVGTYQPLPQGGVGEVSSYPSGAKRSSSGYTQQPSAGSYGGRIGNGCGVGYGQGQAGIGIGSPVSPVSSDGLCTNQVDSTGNQYGVDAVRGGRKRIVDGPVERVVERRQRRMIKNRESAARSRARKQAYTVELEAELNQLKEENELLKQALAELERKRKQQYCEEAKVKKAQMQSKAQKAKEKLRTMRRSSSFNIALAFGRTLRVIVTLNLKGRIFILHFVMATCTSPYFTPPNTQRTVRLRNFPGPRVSPVKVFEKKDLCPSINKKSGFSFHQLKCTANSHSVNQFQSKDSFLSLHPEIPMLRGDANPTISDLRQDSLSGSVSESLKDSSSLNSYNEAKIKVIGVGGGGSNAVNRMIESSMKGVEFWIVNTDVQAMRMSPVFPEHRLQIGQELTRGLGAGGNPDIGMNAATESKESIEDAVYGSDMVFVTAGMGGGTGTGGAPVIAGIAKSMGILTVGIVTTPFAFEGRRRAVQAQEGIAALRENVDTLIVIPNDKLLTAVSASTPVTEAFNLADDILRQGVRGISDIITIPGLVNVDFADVRAIMANAGSSLMGIGTATGKTRARDAALNAIQSPLLDIGIERATGIVWNITGGSDLTLFEVNAAAEVIYDLVDPSANLIFGAVIDPSLSGQVSITLIATGFKRQEESDGRNLQANQLAQAETNLGFNRQPSSFLEGRVEIPEFLRKKGRSRYPRA, from the exons ATGGTTACTACCGATACCGAGACCAAATCCCCGGGAGAAGTCGAGTCCTCGTCGCAGTTCTCGAAGCAGCAACACTCTAAGAACCAGCCACCCCAATCATTAGGCAGACAAGCATCGGTATACTCGCTTACACTCGACGAGTTTCAGAACACTATGTGTGAGGGTGGAAAGAATTTTGGGTCTATGAACATGGACGAATTCCTCAACAGCATATGGACTGCTGAAGAGAATCAGGCTCAATCGCAAACTCAGATGACAATGAACGTGGCGGCTAATGCAGCGCAGTTTCCCCAATGCGAAACAAATTTGTCTGTGTATAAGGGAATGGCCAAGCAATCTAGCTTAGCAAGACAAGGCTCTCTCAATATACCGGAGCCTCTGAGTCGTAAAACGGTGGATGAAGTATGGTCCGAAATCCACGGAAGTCATGGAGATGATCAAGGCCACGCTCAGAATCCGAATCCTGCTCAAAGACAACATACCTTTGGGGAAATGACACTAGAAGATTTCTTGGTTCGGGCTGGCATTGTACAAGAACAAGATCACCACTCCGCACCATGTCAGCAGCCACCTTCGTATGGAATGTACCGAAACAGCAACCATCCAGAAATAGGCCCCAATTatgttgctaggcctgttgttGGAACTTATCAGCCCCTTCCTCAGGGTGGCGTCGGAGAGGTGTCTAGTTATCCTAGCGGGGCGAAAAGGAGCAGCAGCGGGTACACACAGCAGCCAAGTGCCGGTAGTTATGGAGGTAGAATAGGGAATGGCTGTGGAGTAGGATATGGGCAGGGGCAGGCAGGTATAGGGATTGGATCTCCAGTAAGTCCAGTGTCCTCGGATGGATTGTGCACGAATCAAGTTGATAGTACGGGTAATCAGTATGGAGTGGACGCGGTGAGGGGCGGACGAAAGAGGATCGTAGATGGGCCGGTGGAAAGGGTGGTGGAGAGGAGGCAACGAAGGATGATCAAAAACAGAGAATCGGCTGCCCGATCAAGAGCAAGAAAGCAG GCTTATACAGTTGAACTTGAAGCTGAATTGAACCAGTTAAAAGAAGAGAACGAACTCTTGAAACAAGCTTTG GCTGAGTTAGAGAGGAAAAGGAAACAGCAG TACTGTGAGGAAGCAAAGGTGAAGAAGGCACAGATGCAATCCAAGGCTCAAAAAGCCAAGGAGAAGTTGAGAACAATGAGGAGGAGTTCTAGTT TTAATATAGCACTAGCTTTCGGTAGGACTTTAAGGGTAATCGTAACCCTGAACTTAAAAGG gagaATTTTTATATTACATTTTGT AATGGCTACGTGCACATCCCCTTATTTCACTCCTCCTAATACTCAAAGAACTGTAAGGTTGAGGAATTTTCCTGGACCAAGAGTTTCCCCCGTGAAAGTGTTCGAAAAAAAAGATTTATGTCCTAGCATTAATAAAAAAAGTGGTTTCAGTTTCCACCAGCTAAAATGCACAGCAAACTCTCATAGTGTCAATCAGTTTCAGAGCAAGGACTCGTTTCTGAGTCTACATCCGGAGATTCCGATGCTCAGGGGTGACGCAAACCCTACAATTTCAGACCTTAGGCAGGATAGTTTGAGTGGAAGTGTTTCCGAGAGCTTGAAAGATTCGTCAAGTTTGAACAGTTATAACGAGGCCAAGATAAAGGTTATCGGCGTTGGAGGTGGTGGCTCAAATGCTGTAAATCGAATGATAGAGAGCTCAATGAAAGGTGTTGAGTTCTGGATTGTTAACACTGATGTCCAAGCGATGAGGATGTCACCTGTCTTTCCAGAACATCGGTTGCAGATTGGTCAGGAGCTGACTAGAGGACTTGGGGCTGGTGGTAACCCTGATATTGGGATGAACGCTGCTACCGAAAGCAAAGAATCCATAGAGGATGCAGTGTATGGATCAGACATGGTCTTTGTTACA GCTGGAATGGGTGGAGGGACAGGCACTGGAGGAGCTCCTGTGATTGCTGGAATCGCAAAATCAATGGGTATTTTGACTGTTGGTATTGTTACGACTCCATTTGCTTTTGAGGGACGAAGAAGAGCTGTCCAAGCCCAAGAAGGAATTGCGGCTTTGAGAGAAAATGTTGACACGTTAATAGTGATTCCAAATGATAAATTGCTGACTGCTGTTTCTGCGTCTACCCCAGTAACAGAAGCATTTAATCTTGCTGATGATATTCTTCGGCAAGGAGTTCGTGGTATCTCTGATATAATCACG ATACCTGGGCTAGTGAATgtagattttgctgatgtgcgAGCTATTATGGCTAATGCAGGCTCTTCATTAATGGGAATAGGAACTGCAACAG GGAAGACCAGGGCCAgagatgctgcattgaatgcgaTTCAATCGCCTTTGCTGGATATCGGGATAGAGAGAGCCACCGGAATTGTGTGGAATATAACTGGCGGCAGTGATCTGACATTGTTTGAG GTAAACGCTGCAGCAGAGGTCATATATGATCTTGTTGATCCAAGCGCCAACCTGATATTTGGTGCTGTGATAGACCCGTCATTAAGTGGTCAA GTCAGTATAACATTGATCGCCACTGGTTTTAAACGGCAAGAGGAAAGCGATGGGAGAAACCTACAG GCAAATCAGCTGGCCCAGGCCGAGACAAACCTCGGTTTCAACAGGCAGCCATCATCGTTTTTAGAAGGCAGAGTGGAGATTCCCGAGTTCTTGAGGAAGAAAGGACGTTCCCGCTATCCCCGAGCATGA
- the LOC140883747 gene encoding uncharacterized protein has translation MSTTVRRTVFTRLAHRTIAAPALVLDHCTRRMQTLAFEEIKVSPEKPHRYTALILHGLLGSGRNWRSFSRSLAASLAPAQWRMVLVDLRNHGKSAELDGFLPPHNLENAAKDLANLVRSQGWDWPDIVVGHSMGGKVALQFAQSCANGDYGDIDGLPKQLWVLDTVPGQGSRENSDGEVEKVLRTLQSLPSTVPSRKWLVDHMLQLGFSNSLSQWIGSNLKTSGKEVTWAFNIEGAVQMFHSLGEMDYWPLLENTPKGMEIAIVRAEKSDRWDADVIKQLNNLSSKRSDETEGKFSVHVLPNSGHWVHVDNAKGLLEIVAPKVASLGLC, from the exons ATGTCGACAACCGTGAGAAGAACCGTTTTCACTCGGCTAGCCCACCGGACGATCGCCGCGCCGGCACTGGTCCTCGACCATTGTACTCGAAGAATGCAAACCCTAGCCTTTGAAGAGATCAAGGTCTCGCCGGAGAAACCACACAGATACACGGCGTTGATACTTCACGGCCTCCTCGGATCCGGTCGAAACTGGCGTTCTTTCTCACGCTCCCTTGCTGCATCCTTAGCCCCCGCCC AATGGAGAATGGTGCTTGTTGATTTGAGGAACCATGGGAAGTCAGCTGAACTAGATGGATTTTTGCCCCCACACAATTTGGAAAATGCGGCGAAAGATCTGGCCAATTTGGTGAGATCTCAGGGCTGGGATTGGCCGGATATTGTTGTGGGTCATTCAATGGGTGGAAAGGTTGCGTTGCAGTTTGCTCAAAGTTGTGCAAATGGGGATTACGGGGACATCGATGGCTTGCCCAAACAG CTGTGGGTATTAGACACTGTCCCTGGTCAAGGAAGCCGAGAGAACAGTGATGGGGAGGTGGAGAAAGTATTGCGAACTTTGCAGAGTCTACCTTCAACTGTGCCCTCTAGGAA GTGGCTGGTAGATCACATGCTCCAGCTTGGGTTTTCAAATTCATTATCGCAATGGATTGGAAGCAACCTTAAAACATCAGGAAAAGAAGTTACTTGGGCTTTTAATATCGAGGGAGCTGTCCAGATGTTTCATTCTCTCGG AGAAATGGATTACTGGCCCCTGTTGGAAAACACACCCAAAGGCATGGAGATAGCCATTGTGCGTGCAGAGAAGAGCGACAGATGGGACGCAGACGTTATAAAGCAGCTAAATAACCTTTCTTCTAAAAGGTCCGACGAAACAGAAGGGAAATTCTCGGTTCATGTTCTTCCTAATTCCGGCCATTGGGTTCATGTTGATAACGCCAAGGGGCTTCTCGAGATTGTTGCCCCCAAAGTTGCATCGTTGGGTTTATGCTAA
- the LOC140883884 gene encoding uncharacterized protein → MPQVDLVGACAGGGNDRKVVCETLADDDSPENEFIPDEEDTDFPPESFWLSKDAEYDWFDRNAFLERRDSTKGNANSASLNPNSNHSSQRFSFTLKSKASIIGLPKTQKNTFVDSSRRTCRSANVRLFPKRSTSAGKSTVAIIEPGSPKVSCIGRVRSKRGRRRSSSSKPPEKSKTSREKPVEKPKTGGEKKKTKKNKKGGFYSKLMSVFRSKKAAKIPDQSGSRKIVEEKPEAVEAQWRSLSLKAASEPPSLGGMTRFASGRRSGSWAAEDFNQLVSELDRRACGMGRS, encoded by the coding sequence ATGCCTCAAGTCGATCTTGTCGGCGCCTGCGCCGGTGGAGGAAATGACCGGAAAGTCGTCTGCGAAACTCTGGCGGACGATGATTCGCCGGAAAACGAATTCATTCCCGACGAAGAAGACACCGATTTCCCGCCGGAGTCTTTCTGGCTGTCCAAGGACGCAGAGTACGATTGGTTCGATCGCAACGCCTTTCTCGAGAGAAGAGATTCCACCAAAGGCAACGCCAACTCTGCGAGTTTGAATCCTAATTCTAACCACAGTTCTCAGAGATTTTCCTTCACCTTGAAATCCAAGGCTTCCATTATCGGACTTCCGAAGACGCAGAAGAACACCTTCGTGGATTCAAGCAGAAGGACCTGTAGATCGGCGAACGTGAGGCTGTTCCCCAAGCGCTCCACGTCGGCGGGAAAATCGACCGTCGCCATAATCGAGCCTGGGTCCCCGAAGGTTTCTTGTATCGGAAGAGTCCGATCGAAGCGCGGCCGACGGAGGTCGAGCTCGTCGAAGCCGCCGGAGAAATCGAAAACCAGCCGTGAGAAGCCGGTGGAGAAACCGAAAACCGGCGGCGAGAAAAAAAAGACGAAGAAGAATAAGAAAGGGGGGTTTTATTCCAAGTTGATGAGCGTTTTCCGGTCCAAGAAGGCTGCTAAGATTCCAGACCAGTCGGGTAGCCGGAAGATTGTGGAGGAAAAACCGGAGGCGGTCGAAGCTCAGTGGAGGAGCCTGAGTCTGAAGGCTGCGAGCGAGCCGCCGAGTTTGGGAGGGATGACTCGGTTCGCTTCGGGGCGGCGATCCGGGTCTTGGGCCGCCGAGGATTTCAACCAGCTGGTTTCGGAGTTGGACCGGCGCGCGTGTGGAATGGGCAGAAGCTGA